The following coding sequences lie in one Oncorhynchus kisutch isolate 150728-3 linkage group LG27, Okis_V2, whole genome shotgun sequence genomic window:
- the LOC109872128 gene encoding ras-related protein Ral-A translates to MTTNKPKGQNSLALHKVIMVGSGGVGKSALTLQFMYDEFVEDYEPTKADSYRKKVVLDGEEVQIDILDTAGQEDYAAIRDNYFRSGEGFLCVFSITEAESFAATVDFREQILRVKEDENVPFLLVGNKSDLEERRQVSGEEAKARAEQWGVSYVETSAKTRANVDKVFFDLMREIRARKMEDGKEKNGKKKRKSLAKRIRERCCIL, encoded by the exons ATGACGACCAACAAGCCCAAGGGGCAGAACTCTCTGGCCCTCCACAAGGTGATCATGGTGGGGAGCGGAGGAGTGGGCAAGTCGGCCCTCACCCTACAGTTCATGTATGACGAG TTTGTGGAGGACTACGAGCCCACCAAGGCGGACAGCTACAGGAAGAAGGTGGTATTGGACGGAGAGGAGGTGCAGATCGACATCTTGGACACAGCGGGCCAGGAGGACTATGCCGCCATCCGAGACAACTACTTCCGCAGCGGTGAGGGCTTCCTCTGCGTCTTCTCCATCACCGAGGCCGAGTCGTTCGCCGCCACCGTTGACTTCAG aGAACAAATCCTGCGAGTGAAGGAGGATGAGAATGTTCCCTTCCTCCTGGTGGGTAATAAGTCAGACCTGGAGGAGCGGAGGCAGGTGAGCGGCGAGGAGGCCAAGGCCCGGGCCGAGCAGTGGGGCGTCAGCTACGTGGAGACCTCCGCAAAGACCCGTGCAAATGTTGACAAG GTATTTTTTGACCTGATGCGTGAGATCAGGGCCAGAAAAATGGAGGATGGCAAAGAGAAGAAcggaaagaagaagaggaagagccTGGCCAAGAGAATCAGAGAGCGGTGCTGTATTTTATAG
- the mplkip gene encoding M-phase-specific PLK1-interacting protein produces MHRPDFRQPGPGGMGSRGGFRSPTGFDNSAVGMHPSPPWGFRGGPPPSFGPPRFGQFDSASPNTPPRDFSGNGNRGYHSGSGGKGRFNNGSSPAYTPRRQNPSPRGASYRNSPYHSQSPGQHMGYQGSPRHSTPFGPRGGRGQGAQGGVEKFYNASMLQDPWASLQPVPVTSTTSSQQQTTHTGRPGRYFN; encoded by the exons ATGCACAGACCGGATTTCAGACAACCCGGTCCGGGCGGAATGGGATCGCGAGGTGGTTTCAGAAGCCCGACAGGATTCGATAACAGCGCGGTGGGAATGCATCCTTCTCCACCGTGGGGATTTCGTGGTGGTCCCCCTCCGTCTTTTGGACCGCCTAGATTTGGCCAGTTTGATAGTGCTTCTCCAAATACTCCTCCAAGAGACTTTAGTGGTAACGGTAATAGGGGTTATCACAGTGGAAGTGGGGGTAAAGGAAGATTTAACAACGGCTCGTCTCCAGCGTATACACCGCGTAGACAGAATCCGAGTCCTCGTGGCGCTTCTTACAGAAATTCTCCATACCATTCACAAAGTCCTGGACAACATATGGGTTATCAG GGTTCCCCTCGGCATTCCACTCCGTTTGGGCCGCGTGGTGGCAGAGGCCAGGGGGCACAAGGTGGTGTGGAGAAGTTTTACAACGCTTCTATGCTGCAGGACCCATGGGCTAGCCTACAGCCAGTGCCGGTCACGAGCACAACCAGCTCCCAACAGCAAACCACACATACAGGCAGGCCAGGGCGATATTTCAACTAG